One stretch of Mus pahari chromosome 5, PAHARI_EIJ_v1.1, whole genome shotgun sequence DNA includes these proteins:
- the LOC110322414 gene encoding olfactory receptor 12-like produces MATSVHRNGSLSAVSLQGFVLVGFGGSAETQALLFAVFLVLYLVTVLGNLTMIMVITLDARLHSPMYFFLKNLSFVDLCLSSVIIPNALANIFSSSKTISFAGCATQFFLFSLLAATEAVLLAVMAYDRFMAICSPLRYPVTMCPMTCARLVLGTFCVACLNSIVQTSLTFQLPFCSSNYIDYFFCDVPPLLQLACTSTATNELVMFGICGFIIVCAVFVVIISYGYITVTILRMRSGSGRHKVFSTCGSHMTAVSLFYGTGFVIYGQPGGVASMEQGKVVSTIYTLVIPMLNPLIYSLRNKDVKDALRRLGQRHSLVKESG; encoded by the coding sequence ATGGCCACATCAGTCCACAGGAATGGAAGTCTCTCAGCAGTGTCCTTGCAGGGCTTCGTGCTGGTGGGATTTGGGGGAAGTGCAGAGACCCAGGCCCTGCTCTTTGCTGTCTTCTTGGTCCTGTACCTAGTGACCGTCCTGGGCAACCTCACCATGATCATGGTCATCACCCTGGATGCCCGCCTGCActcccccatgtacttcttcctcaagAACCTGTCCTTTGTTGacctctgcctctcttctgtcATTATCCCTAATGCCCTGGCCAACATCTTCTCTTCTTCTAAGACCATCAGCTTTGCAGGATGTGCCACTcagttcttcctcttctccttgttGGCTGCCACCGAGGCTGTGCTCTTAGctgtgatggcctatgaccgcttcATGGCCATCTGCAGTCCCCTGAGGTACCCTGTGACCATGTGCCCTATGACCTGTGCCCGTCTGGTGCTGGGTACGTTCTGTGTGGCTTGCCTAAACTCCATTGTGCAGACCAGCCTCACGTTCCAGCTGCCTTTCTGCAGCTCCAACTACATTGATTACTTCTTCTGTGACGTGCCCCCATTGCTCCAGCTGGCCTGTACCAGTACAGCTACCAATGAGCTTGTCATGTTTGGCATCTGTGGCTTCATcattgtgtgtgctgtgtttgtgGTCATCATCTCTTATGGTTACATCACTGTCACCATACTCAGGATGCGCTCAGGGTCAGGGCGGCACAAGGTCTTCTCCACCTGTGGCTCTCACATGACAGCCGTGTCCTTGTTTTATGGGACTGGCTTTGTTATATACGGCCAGCCAGGAGGTGTGGCATCCATGGAGCAAGGCAAGGTGGTCTCCACAATCTACACCCTGGTCATCCCCATGCTCAACCCCCTCATCTACAGTCTGCGCAACAAGGATGTGAAGGATGCCCTGAGGAGGCTGGGACAGAGGCACAGTCTGGTGAAGGAGAGTGGCTAG